Proteins found in one Terribacillus sp. DMT04 genomic segment:
- a CDS encoding (deoxy)nucleoside triphosphate pyrophosphohydrolase: MKKIINVVGAVIKQNNKILCAQRGTEKSLPLKWEFPGGKIEKGETPQEALKRELTEEMQCIISIGEAIEDTTYEYDFGIVNLKTYYCELEEGEPTLTEHVAIKWLAPEELHTLDWAPADIPAIERIQKDHK, encoded by the coding sequence ATGAAAAAGATCATAAACGTAGTAGGCGCAGTAATCAAACAAAACAACAAAATACTATGCGCTCAAAGAGGAACAGAAAAATCGCTGCCATTAAAATGGGAGTTCCCAGGAGGCAAGATTGAAAAGGGTGAAACACCTCAGGAAGCACTAAAAAGAGAACTCACAGAAGAGATGCAATGCATTATTTCGATCGGAGAAGCAATTGAAGATACTACATATGAATATGACTTTGGGATAGTTAACCTTAAAACATACTATTGCGAATTAGAAGAAGGGGAACCAACCTTAACAGAACATGTAGCAATTAAATGGCTAGCCCCAGAAGAGTTACACACCCTGGACTGGGCACCAGCAGATATTCCAGCTATTGAAAGAATCCAAAAAGACCATAAATAA
- a CDS encoding DUF262 domain-containing protein, with amino-acid sequence MIQPEPQSTGLSSLLNDIESGRIKIPQFQRQYVWERKAAAQLLDSIAKGFPIGTFILWETQEELRSIRNIGNHNLPETPAGHVAQYILDGQQRITSLYTCFKGLKIARNSKVEDFAQIYVDLEASEDEDIVTLNYDEENPKRYVTITDLLNGKMSVLVRQYTEEGLDKIDLYKERFKSYQFSLVILKNASLDVATDVFTRLNVGGKTLTLFEVMVAKTYDSSQDFDLSEKFDQLIEEIGEDFKTISSSTILQVISLILKKDCTRKQILRLEKQTFIDTWESVTIAIKKAIDYFKNYYGIPVSKILPYDALIVPFSYFFYYHPDRPLDQKREYLQDFFWRVSLTERYSSGVETKLGKDIRRIETILNDELPSYDFEVNISTDRIIDQGWFSISRSFIKAILCLYASKGPRSFADNSRVHIDNAWLQIATSKNYHHFFPKAYLKSRDEDEFYINHILNITIVDDYLNKRVIRAKAPSIYMSDFKKKNSHLDETMSTHFIDPDTFGVWDNDYDLFFSKRAEIVSDELRSKLIIKEKVHT; translated from the coding sequence ATGATACAACCTGAACCACAAAGTACAGGGCTATCGTCACTGCTAAATGATATTGAAAGTGGCAGAATAAAAATACCGCAGTTCCAAAGGCAATATGTTTGGGAAAGAAAAGCAGCGGCGCAACTATTAGATAGTATTGCCAAGGGCTTTCCTATAGGTACCTTTATTTTATGGGAAACACAAGAGGAACTGCGATCTATAAGGAATATTGGAAACCATAACTTACCCGAGACGCCAGCAGGACACGTAGCACAGTATATTCTTGATGGACAGCAAAGGATTACAAGTTTATATACTTGCTTTAAAGGGCTTAAGATTGCAAGAAATAGTAAGGTAGAAGATTTTGCTCAAATATATGTGGATTTAGAAGCAAGTGAAGACGAAGATATAGTTACGTTAAACTACGATGAAGAAAACCCTAAAAGATATGTAACTATAACTGACTTGTTGAATGGGAAGATGAGTGTCTTAGTAAGACAATATACAGAAGAGGGACTGGATAAGATAGATTTGTATAAAGAAAGATTTAAATCGTATCAGTTCTCTTTAGTAATACTAAAAAACGCTTCTTTGGATGTAGCAACTGATGTTTTTACTCGGCTTAATGTTGGTGGAAAGACACTAACACTTTTCGAAGTAATGGTAGCAAAAACATACGATTCGAGTCAGGATTTTGATTTATCGGAGAAATTTGATCAATTAATAGAAGAAATAGGTGAAGATTTTAAGACGATTTCAAGCTCTACTATTCTACAAGTTATTTCCCTGATATTGAAGAAGGATTGTACCAGAAAGCAAATTCTGAGATTAGAAAAACAAACTTTTATTGATACATGGGAATCCGTTACAATAGCAATAAAAAAAGCTATAGATTATTTTAAAAATTATTACGGCATACCTGTATCTAAGATACTCCCTTATGATGCTTTAATTGTACCGTTTTCTTATTTCTTTTATTATCATCCCGATAGGCCACTTGATCAAAAGAGAGAATATCTACAAGATTTCTTTTGGAGAGTATCTCTAACAGAAAGATATTCAAGCGGAGTAGAGACTAAGTTGGGAAAAGATATCAGAAGAATTGAAACTATTCTAAATGATGAATTACCTAGTTATGATTTTGAAGTGAACATCTCTACAGATCGAATAATAGATCAGGGTTGGTTTAGTATTAGTAGGAGCTTTATTAAGGCTATATTGTGCTTATATGCATCTAAAGGACCTAGATCATTTGCAGATAATAGCAGAGTCCATATAGATAACGCTTGGTTACAAATAGCAACTAGCAAGAATTATCATCATTTCTTTCCAAAAGCATATCTAAAATCAAGAGACGAAGACGAGTTTTATATTAACCATATTCTTAATATTACGATCGTCGATGACTATTTAAATAAGAGGGTAATTAGAGCGAAGGCACCATCTATTTATATGAGTGACTTTAAAAAGAAAAATAGTCACCTTGACGAAACGATGTCAACACATTTTATTGACCCAGACACTTTTGGTGTATGGGATAATGACTATGATTTGTTTTTCAGTAAAAGAGCGGAAATTGTAAGTGATGAACTACGAAGTAAATTAATAATTAAAGAAAAGGTTCACACATAA
- a CDS encoding DEAD/DEAH box helicase has protein sequence MAYTVPESIRTTATAGERLLFSTFKNYLPDDYIVYFEPDIHGRRPDFVIVGPDLGLLVLEVKDYTKNTLFQLNQDEWTIVTSAGEQTKVKSPLVQARENMFHLVNTLKKDKNLLQLEGKYAYSLKFPYGSGAVFTRLTQKDFIQHDLYAVVEPSLCLTRDEINPDDEAFSEEILIEKILNMFTVPYRLREPLNKADIDAIRYHLFPEVRISAEFKQPSPYQDQLLLSLHNIKAMDLHQENLAKQIGDKNRLIRGVAGSGKTLILASRAKLLAKENPDWKILILCYNISLARFIEQMVSQMMLQPDNLFDFDEQQDNSKHGIEVRNFHGWLKHDLKCSDQSIPSMLEKLRNKEAILPKYDAILIDEGQDFESEWFELVSELLNENTKSLLLVEDRAQSIYKRKRSYVKDTGLDFRGRSKILNINYRNTAQVVKFAWDFYQAHSKLKDKVVTKETEGEIIAPQSTRRKGFEPAIIKAESFAKEAKIVAKQMKKLHEQKKVPYSEMLILYRVKGTYKMSYIDTLIRALEEEGIAYYWLTENSQSKRNFQKDDESVKISTIDSSKGLDFQAVFIVNADNIPYALQDDEEREASLLYIGMTRAKDYLCISYSGESVFTQYFDQVLEARKRDLGDAKGFKSV, from the coding sequence GTGGCTTACACTGTACCAGAATCAATAAGAACCACCGCAACCGCAGGAGAGCGGTTACTCTTTTCTACATTTAAGAACTATTTACCGGATGATTACATTGTGTATTTTGAACCTGATATTCATGGCAGAAGACCAGATTTCGTTATCGTTGGTCCAGATCTAGGGTTACTAGTTTTAGAAGTGAAGGATTACACGAAGAATACACTTTTCCAGCTGAATCAAGATGAATGGACAATTGTAACTTCAGCTGGTGAACAGACGAAGGTGAAGAGTCCACTAGTGCAAGCTCGGGAGAATATGTTTCACTTGGTTAACACATTGAAGAAGGACAAGAACCTTCTTCAGCTTGAAGGAAAATATGCTTACAGCTTGAAGTTTCCTTATGGTTCTGGGGCAGTTTTTACTAGGTTAACACAGAAGGATTTTATCCAGCATGACTTGTATGCGGTTGTGGAGCCATCCCTTTGTTTAACGAGGGATGAAATTAACCCAGACGATGAGGCGTTTTCTGAAGAGATTCTTATTGAAAAAATCTTGAATATGTTTACTGTGCCATATCGTTTACGGGAACCGTTAAATAAAGCTGATATTGACGCCATTCGTTATCATTTATTTCCGGAAGTTCGAATCAGTGCAGAATTTAAGCAGCCTTCTCCTTATCAAGATCAGTTGTTATTGTCGCTGCACAACATTAAAGCAATGGATCTCCATCAAGAGAATTTGGCGAAGCAAATTGGAGATAAGAATCGTTTGATTCGAGGCGTTGCAGGGAGTGGTAAAACATTAATCTTGGCAAGCAGAGCGAAGTTACTAGCAAAAGAGAATCCAGATTGGAAGATACTAATTCTTTGCTATAACATCTCTCTTGCACGCTTTATTGAACAGATGGTTTCACAAATGATGCTGCAGCCTGATAATTTATTTGATTTTGATGAACAACAAGATAACTCAAAGCATGGTATCGAGGTACGCAATTTTCATGGATGGTTGAAGCATGATTTAAAATGCTCGGACCAATCGATCCCGAGTATGCTCGAAAAACTTCGGAATAAGGAAGCCATTTTGCCGAAATATGATGCTATTCTCATTGATGAAGGACAAGACTTTGAATCTGAATGGTTTGAGTTAGTAAGTGAGTTACTTAACGAGAATACAAAATCTCTGCTGCTTGTGGAAGATCGTGCTCAATCAATTTATAAGCGTAAACGTTCCTATGTGAAGGATACTGGATTAGATTTCCGCGGGAGGTCTAAAATTCTCAATATTAATTATCGAAACACCGCTCAAGTCGTTAAGTTCGCCTGGGATTTTTACCAAGCGCACTCGAAACTAAAAGATAAGGTAGTGACGAAAGAAACAGAGGGTGAAATTATTGCCCCACAAAGTACAAGAAGAAAGGGCTTCGAACCCGCAATCATAAAAGCAGAGTCCTTTGCAAAGGAAGCAAAGATCGTCGCCAAACAAATGAAGAAGTTACATGAACAAAAGAAAGTCCCGTATTCAGAAATGCTCATTCTGTACCGAGTAAAAGGAACTTACAAAATGAGTTACATAGATACACTAATTCGAGCATTAGAAGAAGAAGGAATCGCGTACTACTGGCTCACCGAGAATAGCCAGTCCAAACGCAACTTCCAAAAAGATGATGAATCCGTAAAAATCAGCACAATTGACAGTAGTAAAGGACTCGATTTCCAAGCAGTATTCATTGTAAACGCAGATAACATTCCATATGCTTTGCAGGATGATGAAGAAAGGGAAGCTTCCTTACTTTACATAGGCATGACGAGAGCAAAAGATTATTTATGTATTTCTTATTCTGGAGAATCTGTTTTTACGCAGTATTTTGATCAGGTGTTGGAGGCGAGGAAAAGAGACTTAGGAGATGCAAAAGGTTTTAAAAGTGTATGA
- a CDS encoding ABC transporter ATP-binding protein codes for MTETIIQIDQMKKYYPIGKELTVKSVDDISIDIKRGETFGLVGESGSGKSTLGKTIVGLEGPTSGKIVYNGLDLSELNKKQKKQINREIQVIFQDPHASLNPRMRVGDIIAEGIDAHKLAKGNSRQERVYELLERVGLQPGHAKRYPHEFSGGQRQRIGIARALAVEPKFIVADEPISALDVSIQAQVINLLEDLKDQEDLTYLFIAHDLGMVKHISDRIGVMYLGKMMELADSDELFHDPLHPYTKALLSAIPVTNPEAQKRERLVLEGNPPSPVDPPSGCRFRTRCPFAMDVCAQSVPEWREVKDNHWTACHLYNS; via the coding sequence ATGACGGAGACAATCATTCAAATCGATCAAATGAAAAAATACTATCCAATCGGCAAAGAGTTAACCGTGAAATCGGTTGATGATATCTCGATTGATATCAAGCGCGGCGAAACATTTGGTCTAGTAGGAGAAAGCGGCAGTGGAAAATCGACACTAGGCAAAACGATCGTTGGCTTGGAAGGTCCGACGTCCGGAAAAATTGTCTACAACGGTCTGGATCTAAGTGAATTAAATAAAAAGCAAAAGAAACAGATTAACCGAGAGATTCAAGTCATTTTCCAAGATCCGCATGCTTCATTAAATCCGAGGATGCGCGTTGGCGACATTATTGCTGAAGGGATTGATGCGCATAAGCTAGCGAAAGGCAATAGCCGCCAGGAACGCGTTTATGAACTGTTAGAAAGAGTTGGATTACAGCCAGGGCATGCCAAACGTTACCCGCATGAGTTCAGTGGCGGGCAGCGACAGCGAATCGGCATTGCTCGCGCTCTGGCGGTTGAACCGAAGTTTATTGTAGCGGATGAACCGATATCCGCACTGGATGTATCAATTCAAGCACAGGTTATTAATCTATTGGAAGACCTGAAGGATCAAGAAGACCTTACGTACTTATTTATTGCGCATGATTTAGGTATGGTTAAGCACATTAGTGACCGAATTGGTGTGATGTACTTAGGGAAGATGATGGAACTTGCCGACAGCGATGAACTGTTTCATGACCCGCTCCATCCGTATACCAAAGCGTTATTATCAGCCATTCCAGTTACTAATCCGGAAGCGCAGAAACGTGAAAGACTTGTGTTAGAAGGTAATCCGCCAAGTCCAGTTGACCCGCCAAGTGGCTGCCGATTCCGTACACGCTGTCCATTTGCAATGGATGTTTGTGCACAATCGGTACCTGAGTGGAGAGAAGTGAAAGACAATCACTGGACAGCTTGTCATCTTTACAATAGTTAA
- a CDS encoding peptide ABC transporter substrate-binding protein gives MKKWLKSLVLLVAVAVFVAGCSGGTSGSGDVAQEITVNAMSEPPDLDPALATDTTSGWVLDHVFEGLYTKDENGNPVLGAASNADVSEDGKTYTFTIRDDAKWSDGSNVTAGDFEYAWKRTLNPDTGSSFAFYLYYLKGGEAYNKGEGSAEDVGVTAEDDKTLVVELEAPLGYFDELLTMWSFYPVKQDVVEENKNWSAEADTYVSNGPFQLTKWEHDSEVVIEKSENYWDRDVVNLDKVTYKMVNDATTYYQMFKTDELDLIQTLPSDVIDQEKDSEEYSEVPYFGTYMYMFNVDKEPFTNAKVRKAFNLAVDRETLTTNVTKAGETPARAFVPEGVETPEGDFREAGGAYFEDDAAEAKKLLEEGMKEEGWTELPEVTLLYNTSENHKKIAEAVQAMYKENLGVDVKLENQEWKTYLDTTKQGNFQMARMGWIGVLVDPVVILDYYLGDSPNNRTNWVNEEYDQLMADAKVEQDPEKRYELLHQAEAVLMEELPFNPIYHYTNNYLTAQNFENIVYPVNRYPYLKWAEKVSE, from the coding sequence ATGAAAAAATGGCTAAAGAGTCTAGTATTGCTAGTAGCTGTCGCTGTATTTGTCGCAGGTTGTAGTGGGGGAACGTCAGGAAGCGGAGATGTAGCGCAGGAAATTACCGTAAATGCCATGAGTGAGCCGCCTGATCTTGATCCAGCATTAGCGACCGATACAACATCAGGTTGGGTTTTAGATCATGTGTTTGAAGGACTTTATACTAAAGATGAAAATGGAAATCCAGTGCTGGGAGCAGCGAGTAATGCGGATGTTTCCGAAGACGGGAAGACATATACCTTTACCATTCGTGATGATGCCAAGTGGTCAGACGGATCAAACGTAACAGCTGGTGACTTTGAATATGCATGGAAACGTACGCTGAATCCGGATACAGGTAGCTCCTTTGCCTTCTACTTGTACTATCTTAAAGGCGGAGAAGCTTATAACAAAGGGGAAGGTTCTGCAGAAGATGTTGGCGTAACGGCAGAAGATGACAAGACACTCGTCGTGGAATTAGAAGCACCACTTGGATACTTTGATGAGCTATTAACAATGTGGTCATTTTACCCGGTGAAGCAGGATGTTGTCGAAGAGAATAAAAATTGGTCTGCAGAAGCAGATACGTATGTAAGTAACGGCCCATTCCAGCTTACAAAATGGGAGCATGATAGTGAAGTAGTTATTGAGAAGAGTGAGAACTATTGGGATCGTGATGTCGTAAACCTTGATAAAGTAACTTACAAAATGGTAAACGACGCTACAACGTACTATCAAATGTTTAAGACAGATGAGTTGGATCTTATTCAGACATTGCCATCTGATGTGATTGATCAAGAAAAGGATTCTGAAGAATATAGTGAAGTGCCATACTTTGGTACGTACATGTATATGTTTAACGTCGACAAAGAACCATTCACCAATGCGAAAGTCAGAAAAGCATTTAATCTAGCGGTAGATCGTGAGACATTAACAACAAATGTAACCAAAGCAGGCGAAACGCCAGCACGTGCATTTGTACCAGAAGGTGTAGAAACGCCAGAAGGTGACTTCCGAGAAGCTGGTGGTGCATACTTTGAAGATGATGCCGCAGAAGCGAAGAAACTGCTAGAAGAAGGTATGAAAGAAGAAGGCTGGACCGAGCTTCCAGAAGTAACGCTGCTTTATAATACGTCTGAAAACCACAAGAAAATTGCCGAAGCGGTGCAAGCTATGTATAAAGAGAATCTTGGTGTAGACGTGAAATTGGAAAACCAAGAGTGGAAAACGTACCTGGATACAACAAAACAAGGTAACTTCCAAATGGCTCGTATGGGCTGGATCGGCGTGCTGGTAGATCCAGTGGTAATCCTTGATTACTATCTAGGCGACAGCCCGAACAACCGTACCAACTGGGTGAATGAAGAATACGATCAGCTAATGGCCGATGCCAAAGTAGAACAAGACCCAGAAAAACGTTACGAACTATTGCATCAAGCAGAAGCTGTATTAATGGAAGAGCTGCCGTTCAACCCAATCTACCATTATACAAACAACTACTTAACAGCTCAGAACTTCGAAAACATTGTCTATCCAGTAAACCGTTATCCTTACCTGAAATGGGCAGAAAAAGTTTCTGAATAA
- a CDS encoding DUF3899 domain-containing protein: protein MKWKVSLFFLTILGWYVATLAVPFTKASLSNAAFLIGLFLLLIASIAIIFKTGFLTPVTEGFRIIGERVIRKSRAMERADKQIKNDYTIQSFKTNLGAFITQSTFIVGVGSILISVISIVML, encoded by the coding sequence ATGAAATGGAAAGTATCTTTGTTCTTCCTCACCATCCTTGGCTGGTACGTGGCAACATTAGCTGTTCCCTTTACTAAGGCAAGTCTCTCCAATGCCGCATTTTTAATTGGCCTTTTCCTATTACTCATTGCAAGTATCGCAATCATCTTCAAAACAGGCTTCCTTACTCCAGTCACAGAAGGTTTCAGGATAATTGGAGAGCGAGTGATCCGCAAATCAAGAGCTATGGAGAGAGCAGATAAGCAAATAAAAAATGATTATACGATTCAGTCCTTTAAAACAAATCTGGGAGCTTTTATTACGCAAAGTACGTTCATCGTTGGTGTTGGTTCTATTCTTATTTCTGTGATTAGTATAGTGATGCTTTGA
- a CDS encoding antitoxin YezG family protein, translating to MNEEKIDLLYQQIAVIIVETIPETWSKVYLYGEVVEGSQTAYFYYYPDRSDKPVYSHEITELFSVIEQEYTEKWNRLVDLIQELWRAFEDNGQETWTNFTMFFDKAGKFKIDFNYDDLSNVDSHERKTIWKYEHLGIIPKSNSGKKQLEKYLSTRE from the coding sequence ATGAATGAAGAAAAAATTGACCTATTATATCAACAGATAGCTGTGATTATTGTAGAAACCATTCCAGAAACGTGGTCTAAGGTGTATTTATACGGTGAGGTTGTTGAAGGATCTCAGACTGCTTACTTTTATTATTATCCAGATCGTAGCGATAAGCCTGTATATAGTCATGAAATAACTGAATTATTTTCAGTTATCGAACAAGAATATACCGAAAAGTGGAACCGATTAGTTGATTTAATTCAAGAACTTTGGAGAGCATTTGAAGACAATGGTCAAGAGACTTGGACAAATTTCACTATGTTCTTTGATAAGGCAGGAAAGTTTAAAATCGATTTTAATTATGATGATCTTTCAAATGTAGACTCTCATGAAAGGAAAACCATCTGGAAATATGAGCATCTAGGCATTATACCCAAAAGTAATTCTGGGAAGAAGCAGTTAGAAAAATACCTCTCTACACGGGAATAA
- a CDS encoding DUF3427 domain-containing protein: MDNFISSLKDSLHNGFIDHTYSNQKNFNPQLLVNNHQQNTTVLQSLLEELEVCQSFIFSVAFITESGLATLKTVLYDLAQRGIKGRILTSTFLQFNSPKAFHELLKIPNVDVKLTDLPGFHAKGYIFHHETHHTLVIGSSNLTAQALQVNYEWNVKLTSHQDGEIIRNFSNQFDDVWEKAFPLTEEWIERYAVAYEDSKEKRAIEKVIELPANYRINTIQDALSIEPNKMQEAALAQIQAVRDAGHNKGLVISATGTGKTFLSAFDVRSVQPERMLFIVHREQILQKAMRDYKKILGGHDEQFGIVSGSSREIDRKYVFATIQTLSKQDNLDLFEREAFDYVLIDEVHKAGAKSYQRVIDYFEPAFMLGMTATPERMDDFNIYELFDYNIAYEIRLQEALEEDMLSPFHYYGVTDIEYNGELISDTAMLAHLVTDERINHIIEKVNYYGYSGESVKGLIFCSRKEETHQLANALNERGYRTCALTGDDSQEARISRVEQLENGELDYILTVDIFNEGIDIPSINQVVMLRQTASSIIFIQQLGRGLRKHNSKEYVTIIDFIGNYKNNYLIPVALSGESSQNKDAIRRRMKNTDYIKGISTVNFEEIAKKQIYKSISDSKLTAMKTLKEAYTALRNRLGRVPYLQDFILNHSIDPEVLVKAKDNYHLFLASVKEDVPAISDYENRVLTMVSQELLNGKRLHEVLLLEMLSEHEEISYEEYRHTLADIGLQDDDKTIASVLRIFDLSFFSQTNRKKYGDWPLVIVENHTLKLRQELKDSIANNDTFAHLLKDVLATSKEKNKRYSNNILTRYEKYTRKDACRLLNWDSDESSTIYGYKTKHQTCPIFVTYHKDEDVESSVAYDDTFLNEQTFKWYTRSKRTTESKEVAEIINADQNDIDIHLFVKKDDDEGIGFYYLGQVHPDKQTVQQEEMRNGEDKVIPVVTMNMVLEGPVDKKIYRYIVE, translated from the coding sequence ATGGATAATTTTATTAGCAGCTTAAAGGACTCATTGCATAATGGATTTATTGATCATACATATAGTAATCAAAAGAATTTCAATCCTCAGCTGTTGGTGAACAATCACCAACAGAATACAACAGTGTTGCAATCGCTATTGGAGGAGTTAGAAGTTTGTCAGAGTTTCATTTTCTCGGTAGCTTTTATTACAGAGAGTGGATTAGCCACATTAAAAACAGTTCTTTATGATTTGGCGCAACGAGGGATAAAGGGACGTATTTTAACGTCTACTTTCTTGCAGTTTAATTCGCCAAAGGCTTTTCATGAGTTGTTAAAGATTCCAAATGTTGATGTTAAACTGACGGATTTACCTGGTTTCCATGCCAAAGGTTATATTTTTCACCACGAGACGCATCATACATTGGTTATTGGTAGTTCTAATCTTACTGCGCAAGCACTTCAGGTGAATTACGAATGGAATGTGAAGCTTACTTCGCATCAAGATGGGGAGATTATTCGTAACTTCTCTAATCAATTTGATGATGTCTGGGAAAAGGCTTTTCCACTTACGGAAGAGTGGATTGAGAGATATGCAGTTGCCTATGAAGATAGTAAAGAGAAGCGAGCAATTGAGAAAGTAATTGAGTTACCTGCTAATTATCGGATCAATACGATTCAGGATGCTTTAAGTATTGAACCAAATAAAATGCAGGAAGCAGCTTTAGCGCAAATCCAAGCAGTAAGAGATGCGGGCCATAATAAGGGGTTAGTTATTTCGGCGACTGGAACAGGGAAGACGTTTTTGTCTGCGTTCGATGTACGCAGTGTGCAGCCAGAACGCATGCTGTTTATTGTGCACCGTGAACAGATCTTGCAGAAAGCAATGCGTGACTATAAAAAGATTCTCGGTGGGCATGATGAGCAATTTGGTATCGTTTCTGGATCTTCTAGAGAGATAGATAGAAAGTATGTATTTGCTACAATTCAGACGTTGTCCAAACAGGATAATCTCGATTTATTTGAGAGAGAGGCATTTGACTATGTGCTGATTGATGAGGTTCATAAAGCTGGAGCCAAATCCTATCAAAGAGTAATCGACTACTTTGAGCCTGCCTTCATGTTAGGAATGACAGCAACGCCAGAGCGTATGGATGACTTTAATATTTATGAGCTGTTTGACTACAACATTGCCTACGAGATTCGCTTGCAGGAAGCTTTAGAGGAGGACATGCTTTCTCCTTTCCATTATTACGGAGTTACTGATATTGAGTACAATGGTGAATTGATTAGTGATACAGCCATGCTCGCTCATCTAGTTACCGATGAACGTATCAACCATATTATTGAGAAGGTAAATTATTATGGTTATTCTGGTGAATCGGTGAAAGGGCTTATCTTCTGTAGTAGAAAAGAAGAGACGCATCAGCTAGCAAATGCACTAAATGAAAGAGGCTATCGTACATGTGCTTTAACAGGTGATGATTCACAAGAAGCGCGTATAAGCAGGGTCGAGCAGCTCGAGAATGGGGAACTAGATTACATCTTGACGGTAGATATCTTTAACGAAGGAATCGATATACCATCTATTAACCAAGTTGTGATGTTACGACAAACGGCATCTAGTATCATCTTTATTCAGCAACTAGGAAGAGGTTTACGCAAGCATAATTCAAAAGAATACGTGACTATTATTGATTTTATCGGTAACTATAAAAACAACTACTTAATCCCAGTAGCACTATCTGGTGAAAGCTCTCAAAACAAAGACGCCATTCGACGTCGCATGAAGAACACAGATTATATTAAAGGAATATCAACGGTTAACTTCGAGGAAATAGCAAAGAAACAAATCTATAAGTCTATTAGTGACAGTAAGTTAACAGCGATGAAGACATTAAAAGAAGCCTATACAGCTTTAAGAAATCGTTTGGGCAGAGTTCCATATTTGCAGGACTTTATCCTAAATCATTCGATTGATCCTGAAGTACTTGTTAAAGCTAAAGATAATTATCATCTATTCCTTGCTTCGGTAAAAGAGGATGTACCCGCAATCTCAGACTACGAGAATAGAGTTCTGACAATGGTTTCGCAGGAGCTGTTGAATGGAAAACGCCTCCATGAAGTTTTGTTGTTAGAGATGCTAAGTGAGCATGAAGAGATCTCTTATGAAGAATATAGACACACATTAGCTGATATAGGGCTACAAGATGATGATAAGACAATAGCATCTGTACTTCGTATATTTGATTTATCCTTCTTCAGCCAAACGAACCGGAAAAAGTATGGCGATTGGCCGCTTGTTATCGTGGAGAACCATACCTTGAAGCTGAGACAGGAACTGAAGGATAGTATTGCTAACAATGATACCTTTGCCCATCTTCTGAAGGATGTACTTGCAACATCTAAGGAAAAAAATAAGCGATACAGCAATAACATTCTTACTCGCTATGAAAAATACACTCGAAAAGACGCCTGCCGACTACTAAATTGGGACAGCGATGAAAGCTCTACTATTTATGGTTATAAAACAAAGCATCAAACCTGCCCAATCTTTGTCACATACCACAAAGATGAAGATGTAGAGTCTAGCGTTGCCTACGATGACACTTTCTTGAATGAACAAACATTCAAGTGGTACACCAGAAGCAAACGAACCACTGAGTCAAAAGAAGTAGCAGAGATCATTAACGCAGACCAAAACGACATCGATATTCACTTGTTTGTGAAAAAAGATGATGATGAAGGAATTGGTTTCTATTACTTAGGTCAGGTACATCCCGATAAACAGACTGTTCAGCAGGAAGAGATGAGAAACGGGGAAGATAAAGTCATTCCTGTTGTGACGATGAATATGGTTTTGGAAGGACCTGTTGATAAGAAGATTTATCGGTATATTGTTGAGTAA